From the Amycolatopsis thermoflava N1165 genome, one window contains:
- a CDS encoding amidohydrolase family protein, with product MSALAEHVAAAPLVDHHVHGAFTVELERAEFEGHLNEGSPDPIPPWMTQFDSQLGFAVRRWCAPVLDLPEHAPADEYWKRRTELGVAEVTRRFLGGAGVSDWIVDTGYATRSLLGLEGMESASGARAHEVVRLEALAEELALENVAGRDYADAFTARLAARAENAVGAKSILAYRTGFDIDLTPPSPAEVTAAADRWLDTAGDEPRMDDEVLIRFGLHAAIERGLPLQLHTGIGDRDLDLHRVNPLHLLDFLRATPDVPVLLLHCYPYHREAGYLAQAFPNVHFDVGLGINHTGVRSVAVVAESFELAPFAKQLYSSDAWGPPELHYLGALLWRRAVTTTFGRWVADGDWPEADARRVVTMIARDNARRVYRL from the coding sequence GTGAGCGCGCTCGCCGAGCACGTCGCCGCCGCGCCGCTAGTGGACCACCACGTGCACGGCGCCTTCACGGTCGAGCTGGAGCGGGCCGAGTTCGAGGGGCACCTCAACGAGGGTTCGCCCGACCCGATCCCGCCGTGGATGACGCAGTTCGACTCGCAGCTCGGGTTCGCGGTGCGGCGGTGGTGCGCGCCGGTGCTCGACCTGCCCGAGCACGCCCCGGCCGACGAGTACTGGAAGCGCCGCACGGAGCTCGGTGTGGCCGAGGTGACGCGGCGGTTCCTCGGCGGCGCCGGCGTGAGCGACTGGATCGTCGACACCGGGTACGCCACCCGTTCGCTGCTCGGGCTGGAGGGCATGGAGTCGGCCTCCGGCGCGCGGGCGCACGAGGTGGTGCGGCTCGAGGCGCTGGCCGAGGAGCTCGCGCTGGAGAACGTGGCCGGGCGTGACTACGCCGACGCGTTCACCGCCCGGCTGGCCGCGCGCGCCGAGAACGCCGTGGGGGCCAAGTCGATCCTGGCCTACCGCACCGGATTCGACATCGACCTGACCCCGCCGTCACCGGCCGAGGTGACGGCGGCGGCGGACCGGTGGCTGGACACGGCGGGCGACGAGCCGCGGATGGACGACGAGGTGCTGATCCGGTTCGGCCTGCACGCGGCGATCGAGCGGGGCCTGCCGCTGCAGCTGCACACCGGCATCGGCGACCGGGACCTCGACCTGCACCGCGTCAACCCGTTGCACCTGCTGGACTTCCTGCGCGCGACGCCGGACGTGCCGGTTCTGCTGCTGCACTGCTACCCGTACCACCGGGAGGCCGGGTACCTGGCACAGGCGTTCCCGAACGTGCACTTCGACGTGGGGCTGGGCATCAACCACACGGGGGTGCGCAGCGTGGCGGTGGTGGCGGAGTCGTTCGAGCTGGCGCCGTTCGCGAAGCAGCTGTACTCGTCGGACGCGTGGGGGCCGCCGGAGCTGCACTACCTCGGCGCGCTGTTGTGGCGCCGCGCGGTGACCACGACGTTCGGCCGGTGGGTCGCCGACGGCGACTGGCC